From the genome of Caldilineales bacterium:
CAGTTGCCGCACCAATGCCTGGTGCATGACTGCCTGGTTGATTTCCGAGGCGAAAATGGCGTCAGGCAAATCGACGGCGCCGACTTCCTGACCCTGCATGTTCTTCAGACTGACTTCCATGGCATCTACCTCCCGCCCTTCTTGCGGGCGGACGAGACGATCACGACCCCATTCTTGGGGCCAGGGACCGCGCCCTTGACTGCCAGCAAATTGCGTTGCGGATCGACCGTCACTACCCGCAGATTCTGCACGGTCACTTTCGCATTGCCCATCTGGCCGGGCAAGCGGCGACCCTTGAAGGTGTGGCCGGGCGTCGAACCGGCGCTCGAGGCGCCGGGGGCGCGGGTGCGATCCGAAGCGCCGTGCGTCTTGGGCTGGCGATTGAAGCCATGCCGCTTGATGCCGCCCTGGAAGCCCTTGCCTTTGGACTTGCCGGAGATATCGACGAAATCGCCGACGACGAAGACATCCGCCAACAGCCGCTGACCGATGCTGTAATCGCCCAGTTCTTCGTCTTTGACGCCGAACTCGTGTAGTTCGCGCAGCATGGGCGCTTTGGCTTGCTTCAGATGGCCGCGTTCGCCGCCGCTCAGCTTCCGTGGTGCGACTTCGTCGAAACCAAGCTGGACGGCATTGTAGCCATCGCTGGCGGCAGATTTGACTTGGGTGACAAAACAGGGGCCGACTTCCAGCACGGTGACCGGAACCATTTCGCCCTGCTCGGTAAATAGCTGGGTCATGCCCAGTTTGCGTCCGATAAGACCTTTCATGCTTGACTTGGGGGGTGGAACTGTCTCGTGCGCCGTCGCTTTGGCGTCGATCATCATTCCACCGCCCCACCTCCCTGTCGCGATGAGGTGGGATGTCGCCGGCGCCGCCCGAAACCGTCACAGGATGGGCGACGCAACGGCAGCTAGAGTTTGATCTCGATATCCACGCCAGCCGGCAAATTCAGCCGCATCAAGTTATCGATCGTCTTGCTGCCCGAAGGTATCACGTCGATCAACCGCTTGTGGGTGCGGATTTCGTACTGTTCGCGCGAATCCTTGTCGATGAAACTGGCGCGCATGATTGTGAACCGCTCCAGCTTGGTGGGCAGTGGAACCGGCCCCACGACCTGGGCGCCCGTTCGCTCAGCCGCCTCGACGATCTCGCGCACCGAATTGTCAAGCACGCGATGGTCGTACGCTTTGAGCTTGATGCG
Proteins encoded in this window:
- the rplC gene encoding 50S ribosomal protein L3; this encodes MKGLIGRKLGMTQLFTEQGEMVPVTVLEVGPCFVTQVKSAASDGYNAVQLGFDEVAPRKLSGGERGHLKQAKAPMLRELHEFGVKDEELGDYSIGQRLLADVFVVGDFVDISGKSKGKGFQGGIKRHGFNRQPKTHGASDRTRAPGASSAGSTPGHTFKGRRLPGQMGNAKVTVQNLRVVTVDPQRNLLAVKGAVPGPKNGVVIVSSARKKGGR
- the rpsJ gene encoding 30S ribosomal protein S10, which codes for MAKQRIRIKLKAYDHRVLDNSVREIVEAAERTGAQVVGPVPLPTKLERFTIMRASFIDKDSREQYEIRTHKRLIDVIPSGSKTIDNLMRLNLPAGVDIEIKL